Proteins encoded by one window of Danaus plexippus chromosome Z, MEX_DaPlex, whole genome shotgun sequence:
- the LOC133319987 gene encoding uncharacterized protein LOC133319987: MLIIMRLFWFTLILGGSFADWVSEWMTPVENEFRELLPQAENDTITSFAVDKERVLPSNYNYITNVANLKNNIQSFNDLSPKYLKNKLEETLNNAKNLAAVLKKQILQLEDRERTLKQAIVDGKSGVTTLTVTSTGRALHSYMIRDGFWSLCEGIIQYPNVPTSNSYTDMYSVPRCIGQEVTSKKDPCVFNSIIQYETIPVTRRSSYYEDSYLCLKPTFNNTMEQYFSVPRRVVDDTCNGIIKKLTDNVSECGVRILSEYSYYPQSRQTQFPLEYCTEKDGSCRLMVGWHLSNKTIENFEFLKHDSNFKKFFIQTEPNMELFI, from the exons atgttaataataatgcgATTGTTCTGGTTCACATTAATTTTAGGCGGAAGTTTTGCTGACTgg GTGTCAGAGTGGATGACTCCGGTGGAAAATGAATT caGGGAGTTACTTCCACAAGCGGAAAACGATACCATAACATCTTTTGCAGTCGATAAAGAAAGAGTATTGCCATCTAATTATAACTACATAACAAATGTAGCAAATTTGAAGAACAATATTCAAAGCTTCAATGATTTATCaccaaaatatcttaaaaataaattagaggAAACTCTTAATAACGCTAAAAATTTAGCTGCAGTTCTGAAAAAACAAATCCTGCAATTAGAGGACCGAGAAAGGACCTTGAAGCAAGCGATTGTAGATGGcaa ATCAGGCGTGACAACCCTGACTGTGACGTCAACTGGTCGTGCCCTCCATTCTTACATGATCAGAGATGGGTTTTGGTCGTTATGTGAAGGAATAATACAATATCCGAACGTCCCAACCTCTAACAGTTATACAGATATGTACTCAGTTCCGAGATGTATTGGGCAGGAG gtTACTTCGAAGAAAGATCCGTGCGTGTTTAATTCGATAATACAATATGAGACTATCCCTGTAACCAGACGTTCCTCGTACTATGAAGACagttatttatgtttgaagCCAACATTCAATAACACAATGGAACAATATTTCTCAGTGCCGAGACGTGTGGTAGACGACACTTGTAACG GTATCATCAAAAAATTGACGGACAATGTATCAGAATGCGGAGTGAGGATTTTATCTGAATACAGTTACTATCCACAAAGCCGACAGACTCAATTCCCTTTGGAGTATTGTACAGAAAAAGATGGCTCTTGCAGATTAATGGTCGGATGGCACCTCTCCAACAAAAccatagaaaattttgaatttttaaaacacgattccaattttaaaaagttttttatacagACCGAACCTAATATGgaactttttatatag
- the LOC116778090 gene encoding uncharacterized protein LOC116778090, which translates to MDLTVDEFIEGLFSDEAHERSSDNISPEDFEFKLPEWFDEKKYKQGQRFYRDYSFMLSLSLMPGLVSVFAIPSILKVLCGSRRSNSRFTAYRRYISTFSHIFTWYTKELKPGSLSWKSLQTVRIRHFRASRAAKMKGQGIVSQRDMALTLFGFIGFVILKPDIFTVTQLEVGDWEAFNHMLGVIAHMIGLEDRYNICRATVQETREVCKQILDRVFTPCLDNVPEYFEHMSRVMIEGLNASLTPLESNSLIYKAKYLANVPGYITTEEERIALQERIKKCLRGRSLDEGVDSSMLIEKSAIDGLTKNTKRILYYHDYDTLESAPTYKSLPFVAKWKLTLLDILREIHSLYIGRIFLNFYIKCLLFLAFYFPYIAIWRYGMQYYVDMFKDSPVDDTELIPNSEYNKPQPPEPWYKVLYGIFW; encoded by the exons TGGATGAGTTTATAGAAGGTTTGTTTAGCGATGAAGCTCACGAAAGGTCATCTGATAATATCTCACCGGAGGATTTCGAGTTCAAACTGCCTGAATGGTTtgatgagaaaaaatataagca GGGGCAGAGATTTTATCGGGACTATTCATTTATGTTATCATTGTCTTTAATGCCTGGCTTAGTTAGTGTATTCGCTATTCCATCCATTTTGAAAGTCCTCTGCGGAAGCCGACGTTCCAACTCGAGGTTTACCGCTTACAGGCGATACATTTCAACATTTTCGCATATATTCACGTGGTATACTAAAGAGCTGAAGCCGGGATCCTT GTCGTGGAAATCCTTACAAACTGTAAGAATCAGACATTTTCGTGCTAGTCGTGCAGCAAAGATGAAAGGACAAGGTATTGTGTCACAGAGGGATATGGCTTTGACTTTGTTTGGGTTTATTGGCTTCGTCATATTGAAGCCAGATATATTTACTGTGACGCAATTAGAAGTAGGAGATTGGGAAGCTTTCAATCATATGTTAGGAGTTATCGCGCATATGATAGGTTTGGAAGATAG gTATAATATTTGCCGAGCGACGGTTCAAGAGACTAGGGAAGTCTGTAAGCAAATATTGGATCGCGTTTTCACACCTTGTTTGGACAATGTGCCAGAATATTTTGAACACATGTCGCGTGTAATGATCGAAGGTTTGAACGCTTCTCTCACTCCCTTAGAATCCAATTCATTGATATACAAGGCCAAGTATCTAGCCAATGTCCCTGGGTACATCACTACCGAGGAAGAGAGGATCGCTTTACAAGAGAGGATCAAAAAGTGTTTGAGGGGAAGATCACTCGATGAAG gtGTTGATTCCAGCATGTTAATAGAAAAGTCAGCTATAGATGGTCTTACGAAGAACACGAAGAGGATCCTGTATTACCACGATTACGATACTTTGGAGTCAGCGCCAACATACAAAAGCTTACCTTTTGTCGCCAAATGGAAGCTTACTTTACTTGACATTCTAAGGGAGATCCACTCTTTATATATAGGGCGCATTTTTCTTAACTTTTACATTAAGTGCTTATTATTCCTCGCTTTTTATTTCCCGTATATCGCTATATGGAGATATGGAATGCAGTATTACGTGGACATGTTCAAAGACAGCCCCGTCGATGATACAGAATTGATCCCAAATTCTGAATATAATAAGCCCCAGCCTCCAGAGCCCTGGTACAAAGTACTATACGGCATTTTCTGGTAG